In Dryocola sp. LX212, the genomic stretch GTTTTGAACCTTCTTTGCATCATTCCTGAACTCTTGTTTCAGATATTGTCGCTTTTGTGAAGTGCTTCACCTCCGCTTTTTCCCCCGTGGTCTAGTTTTTATTCGTCAAACTAAAACATTGTTTTAATTCTTACCTCCCTTACCTATATCTGCTGGAGCGACACGATGAAGAAGACTTTACTGCCTGCTTTTGCCGGCCTGTGCCTGTCCACCGCGACGCTGCTCTTTGCGCAGGCCGGTTACGCGCAAGTGATCAAAGCCGCCGACGTCCACCCTGAAGGGTACCCGAACGTAGTTGCCGTTCAGCACATGGGCGAAAAGCTTAAAAAAGAGACCAACGGCGAGCTGGAGATTAAAGTCTTCCCAAGCGGCGTGCTGGGCGATGAAAAGCAGATGATTGAGCAGGCGCAGATGGGCGCAATTGACATGATTCGCGTCTCTATGGCTCCGGTTGCCGCTATTTTGCCCGACGTTGAGGTCTTTACCCTGCCGTACGTCTTTCGCGATGAAGACCATATGCATAAAGTCATCGACGGCGATCTCGGCAAGCAAATTGGCGACAAGCTCACCGCTAACCCGAAGTCCCGCCTGGTGTTCCTCGGCTGGATGGACTCCGGCACGCGTAACCTGATAACCAAAAAACCGGTCGTGAAGCCGGAAGATCTGAAGGGGATGAAAATCCGCGTGCAGGGCAGCCCGGTTGCGCTGGCAACGCTGAAAGACATGGGGG encodes the following:
- a CDS encoding TRAP transporter substrate-binding protein, producing the protein MKKTLLPAFAGLCLSTATLLFAQAGYAQVIKAADVHPEGYPNVVAVQHMGEKLKKETNGELEIKVFPSGVLGDEKQMIEQAQMGAIDMIRVSMAPVAAILPDVEVFTLPYVFRDEDHMHKVIDGDLGKQIGDKLTANPKSRLVFLGWMDSGTRNLITKKPVVKPEDLKGMKIRVQGSPVALATLKDMGANSVAMGVSEVYSGMQTGVIDGAENNPPTFIAHNYMPVAKNYTLSGHFITPEMLLYSKVKWDKLSADDQQKILKLAREAQMEQRELWNAYNKQALDKMKAGGVQFHEIDKAWFVKATEPVRKQYGDKHQELMKAIADVQ